The following coding sequences lie in one Streptomyces venezuelae genomic window:
- a CDS encoding amino acid adenylation domain-containing protein, with protein sequence MLRAAVFAQPDRTAVSCGADRLTFRQLGERSGELAARLRHLGVTADEPVGIFLPPSVDLMVSVWGVLCAGAAYVPLSPEYPDERVRYMVADSRTRVVLTDAPLSDRMAALTPPDTRILTVTGDDGATGVLDPELVVRGDDLAYVIYTSGSTGRPKGIGIEHRGIVHQMRWLADEQGLDRTRTVLQKTPLSFDAAQWEILAPACGATVVMSEPGVYADPGGLVDLILANGVTTLQGVPTLLQALADTGRLADCTSLTQVFSGGEALTRSLATELLDALPGCELVNLYGPSECTINASSHRVDRHALRQSPEHVSIGRPVRGMRFHILDAERRPVPSGESGELYIAGPQLARGYLNNPELTADRFVPGSGAADATRLYRTGDLARWNADGTVQFLGRTDSQVKLRGFRVELDEIKVSVERHDWVKSATVLVRDDARTGANLVAFVELDPDRAALMDQGNHGAHHQSKQSKLQLKAQLGNLGVREDEGLPVVGLPGRAATAGQRRTVFARKTYRFYEGGPVTRDDLLTLLARPAQRAAAPRDPATLTRDELGSLLRYFGQFPSGERLLPKYGYASPGSLYATQLYLELSGIAGLEAGHYYYHPVDHHLTLIAPAPTPAATRAAPRMRVHFVGRRSAIEPVYRNNIREVLGFEAGHMIGLFDHVLPEYGLRVTARADEPGIKDVLRCPDEDLYLATYEIETAAAPAGPHPVDLYVQAHPGRITDLAEGHYKYRDGDLERVSDGLIRKQDVIAINQEVYARSSFGVTMIGRAAAPWQRYADLGRELQRLQLNGIGLGLMSSGYSSETGHPLASARRMTALLGVGTGDTASYFAVGGRISEEQRLSEGMKEDSVHMRGPAEILKENLAETLPPYMVPNRVTVLDSFPLTPNGKIDHQALRELDRAAVDDADAPVVPPRTPTEEAVAALWREVLRQERVSIRDDFFAVGGHSLTAVNLVGRINRELGSSLPLQVLFDAPTVAGLARLVDRTPTTALSRLVRLGGADDGRPVFCWPGLGGYPMSLRLLAGRLGLARPFLGVQAYGINPGERAYPTFEEMVAKDIELIRQAQPKGPYTLWGYSFGARVAFAVARQLEQAGERVDEVILMAPGKPPVEVRDGAPAEATVDFTDPAFVAILYSVFAGTIQRSAIAECLASTHDEESFIACLCDRFEQLDRELVRRIVGVVRLTFLFEYGPEDMAGHRVTAPVTVFRAAGDQDSFIDHGHGHGHPLTATPPRIHRLRADHYALLRAHGVDELVTALRDARLTRKVIPVPHVNIKHFPNNLEEAQISALVDAITSAVRTAFSVDEGVVSIALEPVAQDVWNERVYIPEIVEDPGHLIKSPDY encoded by the coding sequence ATGCTGCGCGCGGCCGTTTTCGCCCAGCCCGACCGGACCGCCGTCTCCTGCGGCGCGGACAGACTGACTTTCCGGCAGCTCGGCGAGCGGAGCGGCGAGCTGGCGGCACGCCTGCGACATCTCGGTGTCACGGCGGATGAACCAGTCGGCATCTTCCTGCCGCCCTCCGTCGACCTCATGGTGAGCGTCTGGGGAGTGCTGTGCGCGGGCGCCGCCTATGTGCCGCTGTCGCCCGAGTATCCGGACGAACGCGTGCGCTACATGGTCGCGGACTCGCGGACCAGGGTCGTCCTGACGGACGCGCCCCTGTCCGACCGGATGGCGGCCCTGACCCCACCGGATACCCGCATCCTCACCGTCACGGGGGACGACGGCGCCACAGGCGTACTTGATCCGGAGCTCGTCGTACGGGGTGATGACCTCGCGTATGTCATCTACACCTCCGGAAGTACCGGCCGCCCGAAGGGCATCGGGATCGAGCACCGCGGCATCGTCCATCAGATGCGCTGGCTCGCCGATGAGCAGGGGCTCGACCGGACGAGGACGGTGCTGCAGAAGACGCCGCTGAGTTTCGACGCGGCGCAGTGGGAGATCCTCGCCCCGGCCTGCGGCGCGACCGTGGTGATGAGCGAACCGGGGGTCTACGCCGACCCCGGCGGACTCGTCGACCTGATCCTGGCCAACGGCGTGACCACACTCCAAGGCGTGCCGACCCTGCTGCAGGCGCTCGCCGACACGGGCCGACTGGCCGACTGCACGTCGCTCACGCAGGTCTTCAGCGGTGGCGAGGCGCTCACCAGGAGTCTGGCGACCGAACTTCTCGACGCGCTGCCCGGCTGCGAACTGGTCAATCTGTACGGCCCGAGCGAGTGCACCATCAATGCCTCGTCCCACCGTGTGGACCGGCACGCCCTCCGGCAGAGCCCCGAGCACGTGTCCATCGGACGGCCCGTGCGCGGCATGCGCTTCCACATCCTCGACGCCGAACGGCGGCCGGTCCCGTCGGGCGAGTCCGGTGAACTCTACATAGCGGGGCCCCAGTTGGCCCGAGGGTACCTGAACAACCCCGAACTGACCGCGGACCGGTTCGTCCCCGGCAGCGGTGCGGCCGACGCCACCCGCCTCTACCGCACCGGAGACCTGGCCCGCTGGAACGCCGACGGCACGGTGCAGTTCCTCGGCCGCACCGACAGCCAGGTCAAACTGCGCGGCTTCCGGGTCGAGCTGGACGAGATCAAGGTGTCCGTCGAGAGGCACGACTGGGTGAAGTCCGCCACCGTGCTGGTCCGCGACGACGCGCGGACCGGAGCCAACCTCGTCGCCTTCGTCGAACTCGACCCCGACCGGGCCGCGTTGATGGACCAGGGCAACCACGGCGCCCACCACCAGTCCAAGCAGAGCAAACTGCAACTCAAGGCGCAGCTCGGCAACTTGGGCGTACGCGAGGACGAAGGGCTGCCCGTCGTCGGCTTACCGGGGCGGGCCGCCACGGCCGGGCAGCGCCGCACCGTGTTCGCCCGCAAGACGTACCGCTTCTACGAAGGCGGCCCGGTCACCCGCGACGACCTCCTGACCCTGCTCGCCCGCCCGGCCCAACGGGCCGCCGCACCCCGCGACCCGGCCACCCTCACCCGGGACGAACTCGGCTCCCTGCTCCGCTACTTCGGCCAGTTCCCCAGCGGCGAGCGCCTTCTGCCCAAGTACGGCTACGCCTCTCCCGGCTCCCTCTACGCCACCCAGCTGTACCTGGAGCTGTCAGGCATCGCCGGACTGGAGGCGGGTCACTACTACTACCACCCGGTCGACCACCACCTCACACTGATCGCACCGGCTCCCACGCCCGCTGCCACCCGGGCCGCGCCCAGGATGCGGGTCCACTTCGTCGGGCGCCGGTCCGCCATCGAGCCGGTCTACCGGAACAACATCCGAGAGGTCCTCGGGTTCGAAGCGGGCCACATGATCGGCCTGTTCGACCACGTGCTCCCCGAGTACGGGCTGCGCGTCACCGCCCGCGCGGACGAACCCGGCATCAAGGACGTGCTGCGCTGCCCGGACGAGGACCTCTACCTGGCCACGTACGAGATCGAGACGGCCGCGGCGCCCGCCGGGCCCCACCCGGTCGACCTGTACGTGCAGGCGCACCCCGGCCGGATCACCGACCTCGCCGAGGGCCACTACAAGTACCGGGACGGGGATCTGGAGCGGGTCTCCGACGGGCTCATCCGCAAGCAGGACGTCATCGCCATCAACCAGGAGGTCTACGCACGCTCCAGTTTCGGGGTCACGATGATCGGGCGGGCCGCGGCGCCCTGGCAGCGCTACGCCGACCTCGGCCGGGAGCTCCAGCGCCTCCAGCTGAACGGCATCGGCCTCGGTCTCATGTCGTCCGGCTACAGCTCGGAGACCGGGCATCCGCTGGCGTCGGCGCGGCGCATGACAGCGCTCCTCGGCGTGGGCACGGGCGACACGGCGTCCTATTTCGCCGTGGGCGGCCGCATCAGTGAGGAGCAGCGCCTCAGCGAGGGCATGAAGGAGGACTCCGTCCACATGCGGGGTCCCGCCGAGATCCTCAAGGAGAACCTCGCCGAGACCCTGCCGCCGTACATGGTGCCCAACCGGGTCACCGTCCTCGACTCGTTCCCGCTCACCCCCAACGGCAAGATCGACCACCAGGCCCTGCGCGAGCTGGACCGGGCCGCCGTCGACGACGCCGACGCACCGGTCGTACCACCGCGCACGCCCACCGAGGAGGCGGTCGCCGCGCTGTGGCGCGAGGTGCTGCGACAGGAGCGGGTCTCGATCCGGGACGACTTCTTCGCCGTCGGCGGCCATTCGCTGACCGCGGTCAACCTGGTCGGCCGCATCAACCGGGAGCTGGGCAGTTCCCTGCCGCTCCAGGTGCTGTTCGACGCGCCGACCGTCGCCGGTCTCGCCCGGCTCGTCGACCGTACGCCCACCACCGCGCTGTCCCGTCTGGTGCGGCTCGGCGGCGCGGACGACGGACGGCCGGTCTTCTGCTGGCCGGGACTCGGCGGCTATCCCATGAGCCTGCGGCTGCTGGCAGGACGGCTCGGCCTCGCCCGGCCGTTCCTCGGTGTCCAGGCGTACGGCATCAACCCGGGCGAGCGCGCGTACCCGACGTTCGAGGAGATGGTCGCCAAGGACATCGAGCTCATCCGGCAGGCGCAGCCGAAGGGCCCGTACACGCTGTGGGGGTACTCCTTCGGGGCCCGGGTCGCCTTCGCGGTGGCCCGGCAGCTGGAACAGGCCGGGGAGCGCGTCGACGAGGTGATCCTCATGGCGCCCGGCAAGCCACCCGTGGAGGTGCGCGACGGTGCGCCCGCCGAGGCGACGGTCGACTTCACCGACCCCGCGTTCGTGGCGATCCTCTACTCCGTCTTCGCGGGGACCATCCAGCGGTCCGCGATCGCCGAATGTCTGGCGTCGACCCACGACGAGGAGTCCTTCATCGCGTGCCTCTGCGACCGGTTCGAGCAGCTGGACCGCGAGCTGGTGCGCCGGATCGTCGGCGTGGTGCGGCTGACGTTCCTGTTCGAGTACGGCCCCGAGGACATGGCCGGGCACCGGGTCACGGCGCCGGTCACGGTGTTCCGCGCCGCCGGCGACCAGGACTCGTTCATCGACCACGGCCACGGTCACGGCCACCCGCTGACGGCCACGCCTCCCCGGATCCACCGGCTGCGGGCCGACCACTACGCACTGCTGCGCGCGCACGGAGTGGACGAACTCGTCACCGCCCTGCGCGACGCGCGCCTCACCCGAAAGGTCATCCCGGTGCCCCACGTGAACATCAAGCACTTCCCGAACAACCTCGAAGAGGCCCAGATATCGGCGCTCGTGGACGCGATCACGAGCGCGGTCAGGACCGCCTTCTCCGTCGACGAAGGGGTGGTGTCCATCGCCCTGGAGCCCGTGGCCCAGGACGTGTGGAACGAGCGGGTCTACATCCCGGAGATCGTCGAGGATCCCGGCCACCTCATCAAGAGCCCGGACTACTGA
- a CDS encoding ATP-grasp domain-containing protein, giving the protein MTAPLPLTSWHTGERPRLLMVMPYRQFVRKARAEGFWVGAIWDPRLETPGYLDDVRAAADLFVTVDFTDRELLRRTLRDVATEHRASVILHLGREETMVTAHEVAEELRAEVNPASAIRFLSDKHAMRELLARRELSPVVHASAPTRSEVPAAVERVGLPAVVKPVASAGSRGVFLWREPRDLAAWTALVDTYGYAGPFLVEEYLRGPEYSVETLSQDGVHRVVGITEKVLGPPPLFVEVGHVHPAPLPPERAQAVAELAVRFLTVCGYRFGPAHTEVIWTERGPRIVESQARLGGDRIPRLVELAGGLDVERAIFAGLAGAPPEVPEPTATAAVRFFTFPPGRVDAIRGLEELQRRSYVDELTLRLRPGDTIDAVRDSKARQGHVIVSGATPEQAESRLAEALATLEVVVDGTPVRADGRTAEAPAGADAQVVFVGYNAAYLRAIDGSVPDGSVVVLEEPDIIRKRDLRDAAARFGCLDRIVPAHYQQSAGALDLAADLEARRPVAAVVPGLEYAVPAAAALAEKLGLPGATEPAAQALRDKVRLREVCDAGGVRGPRWREVHGPEDILAFAGGGPVVVKPANRQASVGVQLLDSVDAATAAAAWERTSSAAEYEQVPDRHMKWRFLAEERLRGPEYSVEALVRQGEIIFHNVTAKTVVPGPYPVELGHLLPAPLDRDTRAAFEEAMRALVAATGYRTGILHAEWILTASGPALVECAGRCPGDYLIDLNDLAYGTRIRLALIDLLAGRPVALPRTAQRASAIRFLAAGPGTVTAVEGTDAARALPGVRTVEIDVEAGQEVRTWASSWDRAGHVIATGPDADSARRRVLDAAAAIHITTE; this is encoded by the coding sequence ATGACTGCTCCCTTACCCCTGACGAGCTGGCACACCGGCGAGCGGCCGCGCCTGCTGATGGTGATGCCCTACCGGCAGTTCGTGCGCAAGGCGCGGGCCGAAGGATTCTGGGTCGGCGCGATCTGGGACCCGCGGCTCGAGACGCCCGGCTATCTCGACGACGTGCGCGCCGCCGCGGACCTGTTCGTGACGGTGGACTTCACGGACCGCGAGCTGCTGCGGCGCACCCTGCGCGACGTGGCGACGGAACACCGTGCGTCGGTGATCCTCCACCTCGGCAGGGAGGAGACGATGGTGACGGCCCACGAGGTCGCCGAGGAGCTGCGCGCCGAGGTCAATCCGGCGTCGGCGATCCGCTTCCTCTCCGACAAGCACGCGATGCGTGAGCTGCTCGCGCGGCGTGAACTGTCCCCGGTGGTCCACGCGTCGGCGCCCACCAGGAGCGAGGTTCCGGCCGCGGTGGAACGCGTCGGTCTTCCCGCGGTCGTCAAGCCGGTCGCGTCCGCGGGCAGCAGGGGCGTGTTCCTGTGGCGGGAGCCGCGTGACCTGGCGGCCTGGACGGCGCTCGTGGACACGTACGGCTATGCCGGTCCCTTCCTCGTCGAGGAGTATCTGCGCGGTCCCGAGTACAGCGTGGAGACGCTGAGCCAGGACGGCGTGCACCGGGTCGTCGGCATCACGGAGAAGGTGCTCGGGCCGCCGCCGCTGTTCGTGGAGGTCGGGCACGTCCATCCGGCGCCGCTGCCCCCGGAGCGCGCGCAAGCCGTCGCGGAGCTGGCGGTCCGCTTCCTGACCGTGTGCGGGTACCGGTTCGGGCCCGCGCACACCGAGGTGATCTGGACGGAGCGGGGGCCGCGCATCGTCGAGTCGCAGGCCCGGCTCGGCGGCGACCGCATTCCGCGGCTCGTCGAACTGGCCGGCGGACTCGACGTCGAGCGGGCGATCTTCGCGGGTCTTGCGGGCGCACCGCCCGAGGTGCCGGAGCCGACGGCGACGGCGGCCGTGCGGTTCTTCACCTTCCCGCCGGGACGCGTCGACGCGATCCGCGGCCTGGAAGAGCTCCAACGCCGCTCGTACGTCGATGAGTTGACGCTGCGGCTGCGTCCCGGCGACACCATCGACGCGGTACGTGACTCCAAGGCACGCCAAGGGCACGTCATCGTCTCGGGCGCCACGCCCGAGCAGGCCGAGAGCCGCCTCGCGGAGGCCCTCGCCACCCTTGAGGTCGTCGTCGACGGGACGCCGGTCCGCGCGGACGGCCGGACCGCGGAGGCACCGGCCGGAGCCGACGCCCAGGTCGTGTTCGTCGGCTACAACGCGGCGTACCTGCGCGCCATCGACGGGAGTGTTCCCGACGGGTCCGTCGTGGTCCTCGAAGAGCCCGACATCATCCGCAAGCGGGACCTGCGGGACGCGGCGGCGCGCTTCGGCTGCCTCGACCGGATCGTGCCCGCGCACTACCAGCAGTCGGCCGGGGCCCTGGATCTGGCGGCCGACCTGGAGGCACGACGCCCGGTGGCGGCCGTCGTGCCGGGCCTGGAGTACGCGGTGCCCGCGGCGGCCGCGCTTGCCGAGAAGCTCGGGCTGCCGGGCGCGACCGAGCCCGCCGCGCAGGCGCTGCGGGACAAGGTGCGGCTGCGCGAGGTGTGCGACGCGGGCGGCGTCCGCGGTCCGCGCTGGCGCGAGGTGCACGGGCCCGAGGACATCCTCGCCTTCGCGGGCGGAGGGCCCGTCGTCGTCAAGCCGGCCAACCGGCAGGCCAGCGTCGGCGTGCAGCTCCTCGACTCCGTCGACGCGGCCACGGCCGCGGCGGCGTGGGAGCGCACGTCGTCCGCCGCCGAGTACGAGCAGGTGCCCGACCGGCACATGAAGTGGCGCTTCCTGGCCGAAGAGCGCCTGCGCGGGCCCGAGTACAGCGTCGAGGCCCTGGTACGGCAGGGCGAGATCATCTTCCACAACGTCACCGCCAAGACGGTGGTCCCGGGCCCGTACCCGGTGGAGCTCGGCCATCTGCTGCCCGCCCCGCTCGACCGGGACACCCGGGCCGCGTTCGAGGAGGCCATGCGGGCGCTCGTCGCCGCGACCGGCTACCGCACCGGGATCCTGCACGCCGAGTGGATCCTGACCGCGTCCGGTCCGGCGCTGGTGGAGTGCGCGGGGCGCTGCCCCGGCGACTACCTGATCGACCTCAACGACCTGGCGTACGGCACGCGGATCCGGCTGGCCCTCATCGACCTGCTGGCCGGCCGCCCGGTCGCCCTCCCCCGCACCGCGCAACGCGCCTCGGCCATCCGGTTCCTGGCCGCCGGACCCGGCACCGTCACGGCGGTCGAGGGGACGGACGCGGCACGGGCGCTGCCCGGCGTACGGACGGTGGAGATCGACGTCGAGGCCGGGCAGGAGGTCCGGACCTGGGCGTCCTCGTGGGACCGCGCCGGACACGTGATCGCGACAGGGCCCGACGCGGACAGCGCGCGCCGACGCGTCCTCGACGCGGCCGCGGCCATCCACATCACCACGGAGTGA
- the epsC gene encoding serine O-acetyltransferase EpsC: MRKTVIRAREDLSMIVERDPSIHTRTQALLHPALPALWAHRAAHVLYTRRRRQLARLIAYFARAATGGVEIHPGARLGRRVFIDHGAAVVIGETAEIGDDVTIFHQVTLGAVGWWRDGRRAPGARRHPVVGDRVVLGTNAIVLGPVTVGDDALIGAGALVLGDVPSRARVTAPVAAVAVPLSAAERAESEQLLRTLATAGCW, from the coding sequence ATGCGGAAGACCGTCATCAGGGCGCGGGAGGACCTCTCCATGATCGTGGAGCGGGACCCCTCGATCCACACACGCACACAGGCGCTGCTGCACCCCGCGCTGCCGGCCCTGTGGGCACACCGGGCGGCACACGTCCTCTACACCCGTCGACGACGTCAACTCGCCCGTCTCATCGCCTACTTCGCACGAGCGGCGACCGGCGGCGTCGAGATCCATCCGGGTGCGCGGCTCGGCCGCCGCGTGTTCATCGACCACGGCGCCGCCGTCGTCATCGGGGAGACCGCCGAGATCGGCGACGACGTCACGATCTTCCACCAGGTCACGCTGGGCGCGGTGGGCTGGTGGCGGGACGGGCGGCGCGCGCCGGGCGCCCGCCGCCACCCCGTCGTCGGCGACCGGGTGGTGCTCGGCACCAACGCCATCGTCCTCGGCCCCGTCACCGTCGGCGACGACGCCCTGATCGGCGCGGGAGCACTGGTCCTGGGCGATGTGCCGTCCCGGGCCCGCGTGACGGCCCCCGTGGCCGCGGTCGCCGTACCGCTGTCGGCCGCGGAGCGCGCCGAGTCGGAGCAGCTGCTCCGGACCCTGGCCACCGCCGGGTGCTGGTGA
- a CDS encoding MFS transporter: MPLRNKIGTAASRPSPTPPDLRRLRVILTIFFALDGFIFAGWVVRIPAIKDQTGASASDLGLALLGVSVGAVITMTLTGRLCRRFGTHPVTVACGVLLSLSVALPPLTHSAPALGAVLLIFGAAYGGINVAFNSAAVDLVAALRRPIMPSFHAAFSLGGMAGAGLGGVIAGSLSPTRHLLGLTVIGLLVTAVAGRALLRIEPPAPAESRSSPDANRDAAPDSGPRRLDTRTRRLVLVFGLIALCTAFGEGALADWGALHLEQGLAAHPGLAAAGYSCFALAMTLGRLSGTTLLERLGQTPILVAGGATAAAGMLLGALAPTVWLALIGFAVTGLGLANIFPVAIERAGALAGPNGVATASTLGYGGMLLGPPAIGFMADWFTLPTALTSVAVLAGLAAVIGYTTRHR; encoded by the coding sequence GTGCCGCTCAGAAACAAAATCGGGACCGCGGCATCGCGGCCCTCCCCCACACCTCCCGACCTCCGCCGCCTCCGCGTCATCCTCACGATCTTCTTCGCCCTGGACGGATTCATCTTCGCCGGATGGGTCGTCCGCATCCCGGCCATCAAGGACCAGACGGGCGCGTCGGCCAGCGATCTGGGGCTCGCGCTGCTCGGGGTCTCCGTCGGCGCGGTGATCACGATGACGCTGACCGGGCGGCTCTGCCGCCGCTTCGGCACCCACCCCGTCACCGTCGCGTGCGGCGTGCTGCTCTCCCTCAGCGTCGCCCTGCCTCCCCTGACGCACTCGGCACCGGCCCTCGGCGCGGTGCTGCTGATCTTCGGAGCGGCGTACGGAGGGATCAACGTCGCCTTCAACAGCGCCGCCGTCGACCTCGTGGCCGCGCTGCGGCGCCCGATCATGCCCAGCTTCCACGCGGCGTTCAGCCTCGGCGGCATGGCCGGCGCGGGGCTCGGCGGAGTGATCGCCGGCTCCCTCTCCCCCACGCGCCACCTGCTCGGCCTCACCGTGATCGGCCTGCTCGTCACGGCCGTGGCCGGACGCGCCCTCCTGCGCATCGAGCCTCCGGCACCCGCGGAGAGCCGGAGCAGCCCGGACGCGAACCGCGACGCCGCCCCGGACAGCGGCCCCCGCCGCCTCGACACCCGCACCCGCCGTCTCGTCCTCGTCTTCGGTCTCATCGCGCTCTGCACCGCCTTCGGCGAGGGCGCGCTCGCCGACTGGGGCGCCCTCCACCTCGAACAGGGCCTGGCCGCCCACCCGGGCCTCGCGGCCGCCGGCTACTCCTGCTTCGCCCTGGCCATGACCCTCGGCCGGCTCAGCGGGACCACCCTGCTCGAACGCCTCGGACAGACCCCGATACTCGTCGCCGGCGGCGCCACGGCCGCCGCCGGCATGCTGCTCGGCGCGCTCGCCCCGACGGTCTGGCTCGCGCTCATCGGCTTCGCCGTCACCGGTCTCGGGCTAGCCAACATCTTCCCCGTCGCCATCGAGCGCGCGGGCGCGCTCGCGGGACCCAACGGTGTCGCCACCGCATCCACCCTCGGCTATGGCGGCATGCTCCTCGGCCCGCCCGCCATCGGCTTCATGGCCGACTGGTTCACCCTGCCGACCGCTCTCACCAGCGTGGCCGTGCTCGCGGGCCTCGCCGCCGTGATCGGCTACACGACGCGCCACCGATGA
- a CDS encoding pyridoxal-phosphate dependent enzyme — MLPPRPVGGAAIRYLTAQPGRVVSVAGRERAAALPGVEEVVVKPEPGSVVRELRRNGDRSGHVLAVAETAELAARTAEAAVQEIGIRTVPVFRRPVADSLVDLIGGTPLLRLPVDRIVDGAPADADVLAKLELFNPWSSSKDRAALAMLRGAERQGLLVPGSGTVIEATSGNTGISLAALAADRGYRCVIVLPDNATRERLAMLRSLGAEVVRTPHSGGYRAAVEKAEELHRRTPGSWFCRQHDNPDNTRAHYETTGPEIWSDVGGRIDVFVCGVGTGGTLSGAGRYLRESHPAVRIVAVEPAGSPLLSGGEPGAHGIPGFNGGFIAPTTQQSLIDEVITVSDADALDTTRRLARHAGLLAGVSGGAVVHASGVLAARPEYGGRRIVTLLPDTGERYLSVLAHENTPGGAR; from the coding sequence GTGCTGCCGCCGCGACCGGTCGGAGGTGCCGCGATCCGCTATCTGACCGCGCAGCCCGGCCGGGTGGTGTCGGTCGCCGGGCGGGAGCGCGCCGCCGCGCTGCCCGGTGTCGAGGAAGTCGTCGTCAAGCCGGAACCGGGTTCTGTCGTACGGGAGTTGAGGCGCAACGGCGACCGGTCCGGTCATGTGCTCGCGGTGGCGGAGACCGCCGAGCTGGCGGCGCGCACCGCGGAGGCGGCCGTCCAGGAGATCGGGATCCGCACCGTGCCGGTCTTCCGGCGTCCGGTCGCGGACTCCCTCGTCGACCTCATCGGCGGCACGCCGCTCCTGCGGCTGCCGGTGGACCGGATCGTGGACGGTGCCCCGGCGGACGCCGACGTGCTCGCGAAGCTGGAGCTGTTCAACCCCTGGTCGAGCAGCAAGGACCGGGCCGCCCTCGCGATGCTGCGGGGCGCCGAGAGGCAGGGGCTGCTCGTGCCGGGCTCCGGCACCGTGATCGAGGCGACCTCCGGCAACACCGGTATCTCGCTGGCCGCTCTGGCGGCGGACCGCGGCTACCGCTGCGTCATCGTGCTGCCGGACAACGCGACCCGGGAGCGGCTGGCCATGCTGCGGTCGCTCGGCGCCGAGGTGGTGCGGACCCCGCACTCCGGCGGCTACCGGGCCGCGGTCGAGAAGGCCGAGGAGCTCCACCGGCGGACGCCCGGCTCGTGGTTCTGCCGCCAGCACGACAACCCGGACAACACACGGGCGCACTACGAGACCACGGGCCCCGAGATCTGGAGTGACGTCGGCGGACGCATCGACGTGTTCGTCTGCGGGGTGGGAACCGGCGGTACGCTCAGTGGCGCGGGGCGATATCTCCGCGAGAGTCACCCCGCTGTGCGGATCGTGGCGGTGGAGCCTGCGGGCTCGCCGCTGCTGTCCGGCGGTGAGCCCGGTGCGCACGGCATCCCGGGCTTCAACGGCGGCTTCATCGCGCCGACCACGCAGCAGAGCCTCATCGACGAGGTGATCACGGTGTCCGACGCGGACGCCCTGGACACCACCCGGCGGCTCGCACGCCACGCCGGTCTGCTGGCCGGTGTCTCGGGCGGCGCGGTCGTCCACGCGTCCGGGGTGCTCGCAGCCCGGCCCGAGTACGGGGGCCGGCGCATCGTGACGCTGCTGCCCGACACCGGCGAGCGGTACCTCAGCGTGCTCGCCCATGAGAACACCCCGGGCGGTGCCCGATGA
- a CDS encoding ROK family protein translates to MNGKADPRAEGEVTTRTRLERGRGALGPALELVHTGRAPTRAVLTAELGVTRATAGAVAAELEALGLIRIDAKPSAAAGSQGRPSHRLAVAEEGPVALAAQVHADGFRAALVGLGGGIVATAPGCETVDADPAQVLGAVVDAGARLLRETGRRCVGAGLAVPSAVAEPEGTALNPLHLAWPAGAPVSEIFAECVRDAGIEGPAFAGNDVNLAAIAEHRHGAGRGARDLLCVATGHRGVGGALVLDGRLHTGSSGLALEVGHLTVNSEGRPCYCGSRGCLDVETDPLAFLTAAGREPGPEGLLVQARELLRGAYDDPSVRSAAEALIDRLGLGLAGLVNILNPDRIILGGLHRALLEADPERLRAVVADRSLWGRSGGVPILACTLDHNSLVGAAELAWQPVLDDPLGALG, encoded by the coding sequence ATGAACGGCAAGGCTGACCCCCGTGCCGAGGGGGAAGTGACCACGCGTACCCGCCTGGAGCGAGGGCGCGGCGCGCTGGGCCCCGCGCTCGAACTGGTCCACACCGGGCGCGCCCCCACCCGTGCCGTGCTCACCGCGGAGCTGGGCGTCACCCGCGCCACGGCGGGCGCGGTCGCGGCCGAGCTGGAGGCGCTCGGACTGATCCGGATCGACGCGAAGCCGAGCGCGGCCGCTGGCTCGCAGGGCAGGCCCTCGCACCGGCTCGCCGTCGCGGAGGAAGGCCCTGTCGCGCTCGCCGCGCAGGTGCACGCCGACGGGTTCAGGGCCGCGCTGGTCGGGCTCGGCGGGGGCATCGTGGCCACGGCGCCGGGCTGCGAGACCGTCGACGCCGACCCCGCGCAGGTCCTCGGTGCGGTCGTCGACGCGGGCGCGCGGCTGCTGCGCGAGACCGGGCGGCGGTGCGTGGGCGCGGGTCTCGCCGTGCCGTCCGCGGTCGCCGAGCCGGAGGGCACCGCCCTCAACCCGCTGCACCTGGCGTGGCCCGCGGGCGCGCCGGTCAGCGAGATCTTCGCGGAGTGCGTACGGGACGCGGGCATCGAAGGTCCCGCCTTCGCGGGCAACGACGTGAACCTCGCCGCGATCGCCGAGCACCGCCACGGCGCGGGCCGCGGCGCGCGGGACCTGCTGTGCGTGGCGACCGGGCACCGGGGCGTGGGCGGTGCCCTCGTCCTCGACGGCCGCCTGCACACCGGGAGTTCGGGCCTCGCCCTGGAGGTGGGGCACCTCACCGTGAACTCCGAGGGACGCCCCTGCTACTGCGGCAGCCGGGGCTGCCTTGACGTCGAGACGGACCCCTTGGCCTTCCTGACGGCGGCGGGCCGCGAGCCGGGCCCCGAGGGGCTGCTCGTGCAGGCCCGCGAACTGCTCCGCGGCGCCTACGACGACCCCTCCGTGCGCTCCGCCGCCGAGGCCCTCATCGACCGGCTCGGCCTCGGACTCGCGGGCCTCGTCAACATCCTCAACCCCGACCGCATCATCCTGGGCGGCCTGCACCGCGCCCTCCTGGAGGCGGACCCGGAACGTCTGCGCGCGGTCGTCGCGGACCGGAGCCTGTGGGGCCGGAGCGGCGGCGTACCGATCCTGGCGTGCACGCTGGACCACAACAGCCTGGTGGGCGCGGCTGAGTTGGCCTGGCAGCCGGTGCTCGACGATCCGCTGGGGGCGTTGGGGTAG